In the genome of Pseudomonas putida, one region contains:
- the metH gene encoding methionine synthase: protein MSDRSARFQALQQALKERILILDGGMGTMIQSYRLEEHDYRGTRFADWPSDVKGNNDLLLLTRPDVIASIEKAYLDAGADILETNTFNATQISQADYGMEALVYELNVEGARIARQVADAKTLETPDKPRFVAGVLGPTSRTCSISPDVNDPGYRNVTFDELVENYTEATRGLIEGGADLLLIETIFDTLNAKAAIFAVQQVFEEDGVELPIMISGTITDASGRTLSGQTTEAFWNSVRHAKPISVGLNCALGAKDLRPYLEELATKADTHVSAHPNAGLPNAFGEYDETPAEMAAVVEEFAASGFLNIIGGCCGTTPPHIQAIAQAVAKYKPREIPDIPKACRLSGLEPFTIDRQSLFVNVGERTNITGSAKFARLIREENYTEALEVALQQVEAGAQVIDINMDEGMLDSQAAMVRFLNLIAGEPDISRVPIMIDSSKWEVIEAGLKCIQGKGIVNSISMKEGVEQFKHHARLCKRYGAAVVVMAFDEVGQADTAARKKEICQRSYDILVNEVGFPPEDIIFDPNIFAVATGIEEHNNYAVDFIEACAYIRDHLPYALSSGGVSNVSFSFRGNNPVREAIHSVFLYHAIKNGLTMGIVNAGQLEIYDEIPAALREKVEDVVLNRTPHGTDALLAIADDYKGGGATKEVENEQWRSLPVEKRLEHALVKGITAFIVEDTEECRQQCARPIEVIEGPLMSGMNVVGDLFGAGKMFLPQVVKSARVMKQAVAHLIPFIEAEKGDTPEAKGKILMATVKGDVHDIGKNIVGVVLGCNGYDIVDLGVMVPAEKILQTAREQKCDIIGLSGLITPSLDEMVHVAREMQRQGFELPLMIGGATTSKAHTAVKIEPKYSNDAVVYVTDASRAVGVATQLLSKELKPGFVEKTRQEYVEVRERTANRSARTERLGYDQAIAAKPKYDWAGYTPAAPSFTGVKVLEDIDLRVLAEYIDWTPFFISWDLAGKFPRILTDEVVGEAATALYNDAREMLDKLIDEKLISARAVFGFWPANQVEHDDIEVYGDNGEKLATLHHLRQQTIKPDGKPNFSLADFVAPKDSGLTDYVGGFITTAGIGAEEVAKAYQDNGDDYNSIMVKALADRLAEACAEWLHEQVRKQYWGYAKDEHLDNEALIKEQYSGIRPAPGYPACPDHTEKATLFRLLDGTAIGETGPSGVFLTEHFAMFPAAAVSGWYFAHPQAQYFAVGKVDKDQVERYSARKGQDISVSERWLAPNLGYEG from the coding sequence ATGTCCGACCGCAGCGCTCGTTTCCAAGCACTCCAGCAAGCACTCAAGGAGCGCATACTGATCCTCGACGGCGGCATGGGTACTATGATCCAAAGCTACCGCCTCGAGGAACACGACTATCGTGGCACGCGCTTCGCCGATTGGCCAAGCGACGTCAAGGGCAACAACGATTTGCTGTTGCTCACCCGCCCCGATGTCATCGCCTCGATCGAGAAAGCCTACCTCGACGCCGGCGCCGACATCCTCGAGACCAACACCTTCAACGCCACGCAGATTTCCCAGGCCGACTACGGCATGGAAGCGCTGGTGTACGAGCTCAACGTCGAAGGCGCGCGCATCGCCCGCCAGGTGGCCGACGCCAAGACGCTGGAAACCCCGGACAAGCCACGCTTCGTCGCCGGCGTGCTCGGCCCAACCAGCCGCACCTGCTCGATTTCCCCAGACGTCAACGACCCGGGCTATCGCAACGTCACCTTCGACGAGCTGGTCGAGAACTACACCGAGGCCACCCGCGGCCTGATCGAAGGCGGCGCCGACCTGCTGCTGATCGAAACCATCTTCGACACCCTCAACGCCAAGGCGGCGATTTTCGCCGTGCAGCAGGTGTTCGAAGAAGACGGCGTCGAGCTGCCGATCATGATCTCCGGCACCATCACCGACGCCTCCGGTCGCACCCTGTCCGGGCAGACCACCGAGGCATTCTGGAACTCGGTGCGCCACGCCAAGCCGATCTCCGTGGGCCTGAACTGCGCGCTGGGCGCCAAGGACCTGCGCCCGTACCTCGAAGAGCTGGCGACCAAGGCCGACACCCACGTCTCGGCCCACCCCAACGCCGGCCTGCCCAACGCCTTCGGCGAGTACGACGAAACCCCGGCTGAAATGGCCGCCGTGGTCGAGGAGTTCGCAGCCAGCGGGTTCCTCAACATCATCGGCGGTTGCTGCGGCACTACCCCGCCGCACATCCAGGCCATTGCCCAGGCCGTGGCCAAGTACAAGCCGCGCGAAATTCCGGACATCCCCAAGGCCTGCCGCCTGTCGGGCCTGGAGCCGTTCACCATCGATCGCCAGTCGCTGTTCGTCAACGTCGGCGAGCGCACCAACATCACAGGTTCCGCCAAGTTCGCCCGCCTGATCCGCGAGGAGAACTACACCGAAGCGCTCGAAGTCGCCCTGCAACAGGTCGAGGCCGGCGCCCAGGTGATCGACATCAACATGGACGAAGGCATGCTCGATTCGCAGGCTGCCATGGTCCGCTTCCTCAACCTGATCGCGGGCGAGCCGGACATCTCTCGCGTGCCGATCATGATCGACTCCTCCAAGTGGGAGGTGATCGAAGCGGGCCTGAAGTGCATCCAGGGCAAGGGCATCGTCAACTCGATCTCCATGAAGGAAGGCGTCGAGCAGTTCAAACACCACGCCCGCCTGTGCAAACGCTACGGCGCCGCCGTGGTGGTGATGGCCTTCGACGAGGTCGGCCAGGCCGACACCGCCGCGCGCAAGAAGGAAATCTGCCAGCGCAGCTACGACATCCTGGTCAATGAAGTGGGCTTCCCGCCGGAAGACATCATCTTCGACCCGAACATCTTCGCCGTGGCCACCGGCATCGAGGAACACAACAACTACGCCGTGGACTTCATCGAAGCCTGCGCCTACATCCGCGACCACTTGCCCTACGCGCTGAGCTCGGGCGGTGTGTCCAACGTGTCGTTCTCCTTCCGCGGCAACAACCCGGTGCGCGAGGCGATCCACTCGGTATTCCTCTACCACGCCATCAAGAACGGCCTGACCATGGGTATCGTCAACGCCGGCCAGTTGGAGATCTACGATGAAATCCCGGCCGCGCTGCGCGAGAAGGTCGAGGACGTGGTGCTCAACCGCACCCCGCACGGCACCGATGCCTTGCTGGCCATTGCCGACGACTACAAGGGCGGCGGCGCGACCAAGGAAGTGGAAAACGAACAGTGGCGTTCGCTGCCAGTGGAAAAACGCCTGGAGCACGCGCTGGTCAAGGGCATCACCGCATTCATCGTCGAGGACACCGAGGAGTGCCGCCAGCAGTGCGCGCGCCCGATCGAGGTCATCGAAGGGCCACTGATGAGCGGCATGAACGTGGTCGGCGACCTGTTCGGCGCCGGCAAGATGTTCCTACCGCAGGTGGTCAAGTCTGCGCGGGTGATGAAGCAGGCCGTCGCGCACCTGATTCCGTTCATCGAAGCCGAAAAGGGCGACACTCCCGAGGCCAAGGGCAAGATCCTCATGGCCACGGTCAAGGGCGACGTGCACGACATCGGCAAGAACATCGTCGGCGTGGTGCTTGGCTGCAACGGCTATGACATCGTCGACCTGGGCGTGATGGTGCCGGCGGAGAAGATCCTGCAGACCGCCCGCGAACAGAAGTGCGACATCATCGGCCTCTCCGGTCTGATCACCCCGTCGCTGGACGAGATGGTCCACGTCGCCCGCGAAATGCAGCGCCAGGGCTTCGAGCTGCCGCTGATGATCGGCGGGGCCACCACCTCCAAGGCGCACACGGCGGTCAAGATCGAGCCCAAGTACTCCAACGATGCGGTGGTCTATGTCACCGACGCCTCGCGTGCTGTGGGCGTGGCTACCCAGTTGCTGTCCAAGGAACTCAAGCCAGGCTTCGTCGAGAAGACGCGCCAGGAATACGTGGAAGTCCGCGAACGCACGGCCAATCGCAGCGCCCGAACCGAGCGCCTGGGCTATGACCAGGCCATCGCCGCCAAACCGAAGTACGACTGGGCCGGCTACACTCCGGCGGCGCCCTCCTTCACCGGCGTCAAAGTGCTCGAGGACATCGACCTGCGCGTGCTGGCCGAATACATCGACTGGACACCGTTCTTCATTTCCTGGGACCTGGCCGGCAAGTTCCCGCGCATCCTCACCGACGAAGTGGTCGGCGAGGCGGCTACCGCGCTGTACAACGACGCCCGTGAGATGCTCGACAAACTGATCGACGAAAAGCTCATCAGCGCCCGCGCGGTCTTCGGCTTCTGGCCAGCCAACCAGGTCGAGCATGACGACATCGAGGTGTACGGCGACAACGGCGAGAAGCTCGCCACCCTGCACCACCTGCGCCAGCAGACCATCAAGCCCGATGGCAAGCCGAACTTCTCCCTGGCCGACTTCGTCGCACCCAAGGACAGCGGCCTGACCGATTACGTCGGCGGTTTCATCACCACCGCCGGCATCGGTGCCGAGGAAGTGGCCAAGGCCTATCAGGACAACGGCGACGACTACAACTCGATCATGGTCAAGGCCCTGGCCGACCGCCTCGCCGAAGCCTGTGCCGAGTGGCTGCACGAGCAGGTGCGCAAGCAGTACTGGGGTTATGCCAAGGACGAACACCTGGACAACGAAGCGCTGATCAAGGAGCAGTACAGCGGCATCCGCCCTGCCCCGGGTTATCCGGCCTGCCCGGACCACACCGAAAAAGCCACGCTGTTCCGCCTGCTCGATGGCACGGCCATCGGCGAGACCGGCCCGAGCGGGGTGTTTCTTACCGAGCACTTCGCCATGTTCCCGGCGGCGGCGGTCAGCGGTTGGTACTTCGCTCACCCGCAGGCGCAGTACTTCGCCGTGGGCAAGGTAGACAAGGACCAGGTCGAGCGCTACAGCGCGCGCAAGGGGCAGGACATCAGCGTGAGCGAGCGCTGGCTGGCCCCGAACCTCGGTTACGAGGGCTGA